The proteins below come from a single Gordonia pseudamarae genomic window:
- the nuoH gene encoding NADH-quinone oxidoreductase subunit NuoH: MNTQAVATDFPELSDFGHDPWWLVAGKAVVVFGFLVLTVLVAILLERKVMARMQSRTGPNRVGPHGILQSAADGVKLALKEGLIPTGADKPIYLLAPIIAVVPAITAFAVIPFGPTVSVFGHHTPLQLTDLPVGVLYILAMTSIGVYGIVLAGWSSGSTYPLLGGLRSAAQVISYEIAMGLAFAAVFLQSSTLSTSGIVAAQGDRWFILLLLPSFLIYTISMVGETNRAPFDLPEAEGELVGGFHTEYSSLKFAMFMLAEYINMVTVSALATTLFLGGWQAPWPLSLIGATNSGWIPVLWFVIKVWSFLFVFFWLRTTLPRLRYDQFMNLGWKVLIPISLAWVMIVGVIRVSVDHSGTADSRTWVAETILIVVGLAVTAATCYAATIPLRAATVDEPAPAPGAFDPQTFDPMAGGFPVPPLPGQRATDQPVKERL, from the coding sequence ATGAACACGCAGGCGGTCGCCACCGACTTCCCCGAACTCTCCGACTTCGGCCACGATCCGTGGTGGCTGGTCGCCGGCAAGGCTGTGGTCGTGTTCGGGTTCCTGGTGCTCACCGTACTGGTGGCGATTCTGCTCGAACGAAAAGTGATGGCCCGCATGCAGTCCCGTACCGGACCGAACCGGGTCGGGCCGCACGGCATCCTGCAGAGCGCGGCCGACGGGGTGAAGCTGGCCCTCAAGGAGGGCCTGATCCCCACCGGCGCCGACAAGCCGATCTACCTGCTCGCCCCGATCATCGCGGTGGTCCCGGCGATCACGGCGTTCGCGGTGATCCCGTTCGGGCCGACCGTGTCGGTGTTCGGCCACCACACGCCGTTGCAGCTGACCGACCTCCCCGTCGGGGTACTCTACATCCTGGCGATGACGTCGATCGGCGTGTACGGCATCGTGTTGGCGGGGTGGTCGTCAGGATCGACCTATCCACTTCTGGGCGGGCTGCGGTCGGCGGCGCAGGTCATTTCGTACGAGATCGCGATGGGTCTGGCGTTCGCCGCGGTATTCCTGCAGTCGAGTACGCTGTCCACCTCCGGAATCGTCGCCGCCCAGGGTGATCGCTGGTTCATTCTGCTGCTACTGCCGTCGTTCCTGATCTACACGATCTCGATGGTCGGCGAAACCAACCGCGCCCCTTTCGATTTGCCCGAAGCCGAAGGCGAACTGGTGGGCGGATTCCACACCGAATACTCCTCGCTCAAGTTCGCGATGTTCATGCTCGCCGAATACATCAACATGGTGACGGTCTCCGCGCTGGCCACCACCCTGTTCCTCGGCGGCTGGCAGGCGCCCTGGCCGCTGAGCCTGATCGGTGCCACCAACTCCGGCTGGATACCGGTGCTGTGGTTTGTGATCAAGGTGTGGAGCTTCCTGTTCGTGTTCTTCTGGCTGCGCACCACCCTGCCCCGGCTGCGATACGACCAGTTCATGAATCTGGGATGGAAGGTGCTCATCCCGATATCGCTGGCATGGGTGATGATCGTGGGCGTGATCCGGGTGTCCGTCGACCATTCCGGGACAGCCGATTCCCGGACGTGGGTGGCCGAGACGATCCTGATCGTCGTCGGCCTCGCGGTGACCGCCGCGACCTGCTACGCGGCAACCATCCCGTTGCGGGCGGCGACCGTCGACGAACCCGCCCCCGCCCCCGGGGCCTTCGATCCCCAGACTTTCGACCCCATGGCCGGCGGATTCCCGGTGCCGCCGCTGCCCGGTCAGCGAGCAACCGACCAACCTGTGAAGGAGCGTCTGTGA
- the nuoK gene encoding NADH-quinone oxidoreductase subunit NuoK — MNPENYLYLSVIMFSIGAAGVLVRRNAIVVFMCVELMLNAANLSFVTFARIQHSTNGQVIAFFTMVVAAAEVVVGLAIIMTIFRSRRSASVDDADLLSH; from the coding sequence ATGAACCCGGAGAACTACCTGTACCTGAGCGTCATCATGTTCTCGATCGGAGCCGCCGGGGTCCTGGTGCGCCGCAACGCGATCGTCGTCTTCATGTGTGTGGAGCTGATGCTCAACGCCGCCAATCTGTCGTTCGTGACGTTCGCCCGTATCCAGCACAGCACCAACGGTCAGGTCATCGCCTTCTTCACCATGGTGGTGGCCGCCGCCGAGGTTGTCGTCGGTCTGGCGATCATCATGACGATCTTCCGTTCACGCCGCTCGGCATCGGTCGACGATGCGGATCTGTTGTCCCACTAG
- the nuoL gene encoding NADH-quinone oxidoreductase subunit L, which yields MGATPTANLLWLIFCLPLAGAAVLLLGGRRTDGWGHLLATVLAGASFVLCLFMFTGMVGRDAEARGVHDVLFSWVPVADLDVDFGLQLDQLSMCFVLLITGVGTLIHIYSIGYMAEDPDRRRFFAYLNLFLAAMLILVLADNYLGLYLGWEGVGLASYLLIGFWQHKPSAATAAKKAFVVNRVGDIGLAIALMLMFTTFGSVSFATVLGEAPGAGDGVLTALGFMLLLAACGKSAQVPLQSWLGDAMEGPTPVSALIHAATMVTAGVYLITRSGPIFELAPAAQTGVVVVGAVTLLFGAIIGCAKDDIKKALAASTMSQIGYMVLAAGLGPAGYAFAIMHLLTHGFFKAGLFLGAGSVMHGMNDETDMRRYGGLRAVMPITFVTFGVGYLAIIGVPPFAGFFSKDHIIEAAFAEGGMRGMILGSAALLGAGITAYYMTRVMLLTFFGPRRWAPQAHPHESPGSMTWPMIILGIGSVSAGGLLVFGDGLPGWLEPVVGEHHSELAIPVWSMTLIVLAVVAVGVGIAWRQYSGEIAAVAPEDVSPLTVAARRDLYGDAINENLLMRPGQRLTAALVSVEGGGATGSGIDGATEATGRGIGALSGRLRGWQNGFVRSYALSTFAGAAIVLATTLAVVW from the coding sequence ATGGGTGCCACGCCGACCGCGAACCTGCTCTGGCTGATCTTCTGCCTGCCCCTGGCCGGTGCGGCCGTCCTGCTGCTCGGCGGCAGACGCACCGACGGCTGGGGCCATCTGCTGGCGACCGTGCTCGCCGGCGCGTCGTTCGTGTTGTGTCTGTTCATGTTCACCGGGATGGTGGGCCGCGATGCCGAAGCGCGCGGTGTTCACGACGTCCTGTTCAGCTGGGTGCCCGTCGCCGACCTCGACGTCGACTTCGGCCTGCAACTGGACCAGCTGTCGATGTGTTTCGTACTGCTCATCACCGGCGTGGGCACGCTCATCCACATCTACTCGATCGGCTACATGGCCGAGGATCCGGACCGCCGAAGGTTTTTCGCCTACCTCAACCTTTTCCTGGCGGCGATGCTGATCCTGGTGCTCGCCGACAACTACCTGGGTCTCTACCTGGGCTGGGAAGGTGTGGGACTGGCGTCGTACCTGCTGATCGGATTCTGGCAGCACAAGCCGTCGGCGGCCACCGCGGCCAAGAAGGCGTTCGTGGTCAACCGGGTCGGCGACATCGGCTTGGCCATCGCACTCATGCTGATGTTCACCACCTTCGGCTCGGTGTCGTTCGCCACCGTCCTCGGTGAGGCCCCCGGCGCCGGTGACGGCGTGCTCACCGCTTTGGGTTTCATGCTCCTGCTCGCAGCCTGCGGCAAGTCGGCGCAGGTGCCGTTGCAGTCGTGGCTCGGTGACGCGATGGAGGGTCCCACCCCGGTGTCGGCGCTCATCCACGCCGCCACCATGGTCACCGCCGGCGTCTACCTGATCACCCGCTCCGGTCCGATCTTCGAGCTGGCACCGGCCGCACAGACCGGCGTGGTGGTGGTCGGTGCGGTGACACTGCTGTTCGGCGCGATCATCGGCTGCGCCAAGGACGACATCAAGAAGGCACTCGCCGCGTCGACGATGAGTCAGATCGGCTACATGGTGCTGGCCGCCGGGCTCGGTCCCGCAGGTTACGCATTCGCCATCATGCACCTGCTCACCCACGGCTTCTTCAAGGCCGGACTGTTCCTCGGCGCGGGGTCGGTGATGCACGGGATGAACGACGAGACCGACATGCGCCGGTACGGCGGGCTCCGTGCCGTCATGCCGATCACGTTCGTCACCTTCGGCGTCGGGTATCTGGCGATCATCGGGGTACCGCCGTTCGCCGGGTTCTTCTCCAAGGATCACATCATCGAAGCGGCATTCGCCGAAGGCGGAATGCGCGGCATGATCCTTGGTTCGGCCGCACTGCTCGGCGCCGGGATCACCGCCTACTACATGACCCGCGTCATGCTGCTCACCTTCTTCGGACCGCGACGGTGGGCACCGCAGGCACATCCGCACGAGTCGCCGGGGTCGATGACCTGGCCGATGATCATTCTCGGTATCGGCTCGGTATCGGCGGGCGGGTTGCTGGTGTTCGGCGACGGACTGCCCGGCTGGCTCGAACCCGTTGTGGGCGAACACCACAGCGAACTCGCGATACCCGTGTGGTCGATGACGCTCATCGTGCTGGCGGTGGTGGCCGTCGGCGTCGGCATCGCGTGGCGGCAGTACTCGGGCGAGATTGCGGCGGTGGCACCCGAGGATGTGTCACCGCTGACCGTCGCCGCACGTCGGGACCTGTACGGCGACGCCATCAACGAGAACCTGCTGATGCGGCCAGGGCAGCGACTGACCGCCGCGCTGGTGTCGGTGGAAGGCGGCGGGGCCACCGGTTCGGGCATCGACGGCGCGACCGAGGCCACCGGACGCGGAATCGGCGCACTGTCCGGACGGCTGCGCGGCTGGCAGAACGGTTTCGTCCGATCGTATGCGCTCTCCACGTTCGCCGGTGCGGCGATCGTTCTCGCGACAACCCTGGCGGTGGTGTGGTGA
- a CDS encoding NADH-quinone oxidoreductase subunit G — MTALDDRRTTTTHVTIDGTEIAVPKGTLIIRAAEQAGIQIPRFCDHPLLAPVGACRQCLVDVEGQRKPVASCTTPVADDMVVHTQHSSTAAASAQRGVMELLLINHPLDCPVCDKGGECPLQNQAMSSGRARSRFIDTKRIFEKPVALSSEILLDRERCVLCARCTRFSDEIAGDPLIDLADRGALQQVSAYADQPFESYFSGNTVQICPVGALTGTAYRFRARPFDLVSTPSVCEHCASGCAQRTDHRRGKMLRRLAGDDPEVNEEWNCDKGRWAFTYTTAADRLRHPLVRGADGELHETSWGQALSAAAAGLADAIRGGVGVLTGGRLTVEDAYAYARFARTILHTNDIDFRAREHSEEETGFLAAHVAGRGFEVTYDDLTAAPSVLLVGFEPEEESPIVYLRLRRAVRTSGLRVHSIAPFLSAGNRKLRAALVRTRPGAEPTILHTADRLVAQSGSIIIVGERLAGTPGGLFAAAALANRTGASLVWIPRRAGDRGAVEAGALPNLLPGGNPVSDSAARARFCRLWNTTDLPATHGRPTGGILAAARHGYLSGLIVAGVDVDDLPDPAGAEAALENTPFLLSLETRRSAVTDRADVVLPVATVAEKSGTFVNWEGRPRRFAAALDETGMLPDHRVLTALAQRLGVDLDCDSGTAIGRQLADITPWAGARPTIESDPSAARRRPAHGQAMLASWRMLLDAGRLQDNEPHLAGTARRPVVRLSASTAAEIGALAGGRVTVSSLYGAISLPLEIDDLPDRVVWVPLNSPGSHVYRTLRVSVGQVVSISRDATLAPVPENGARA, encoded by the coding sequence ATGACCGCTCTCGACGACCGCAGGACCACCACCACGCACGTGACCATCGACGGCACCGAGATCGCGGTGCCCAAGGGCACGCTGATCATCCGCGCCGCCGAACAGGCCGGTATCCAGATCCCCCGGTTCTGCGATCATCCACTGTTGGCGCCGGTCGGCGCGTGCCGGCAGTGTCTGGTCGACGTCGAGGGACAACGCAAGCCGGTCGCCTCATGCACCACCCCGGTCGCCGACGACATGGTGGTACACACCCAGCACAGCTCGACGGCGGCGGCCTCGGCACAGCGCGGTGTGATGGAGCTGCTGCTGATCAACCATCCGCTCGATTGCCCGGTGTGCGACAAGGGCGGCGAATGCCCGCTGCAGAACCAGGCGATGTCCTCGGGGCGGGCGCGGTCCCGGTTCATCGACACCAAACGCATCTTCGAGAAGCCGGTCGCCTTGTCGTCGGAGATCCTGCTCGACCGGGAACGGTGCGTGCTGTGCGCGCGGTGTACCCGATTCTCCGACGAGATCGCCGGCGATCCGCTCATCGATCTCGCCGATCGGGGTGCGCTGCAACAGGTCAGCGCGTACGCCGACCAACCGTTCGAGTCGTACTTCTCCGGCAACACCGTACAGATCTGCCCGGTGGGCGCGTTGACCGGCACCGCGTACCGATTCCGGGCACGGCCGTTCGACCTGGTGTCCACCCCCAGCGTGTGCGAGCACTGCGCCTCCGGCTGCGCCCAGCGCACCGACCATCGACGCGGAAAGATGTTGCGGCGCCTGGCCGGTGATGATCCCGAAGTCAACGAGGAATGGAACTGCGACAAGGGCCGCTGGGCGTTCACCTACACCACCGCCGCCGACAGGTTGCGGCATCCACTGGTGCGGGGCGCCGACGGCGAACTGCATGAAACCTCCTGGGGACAGGCGTTGTCGGCAGCCGCCGCCGGTCTGGCCGACGCGATACGTGGCGGCGTGGGGGTGCTCACCGGCGGCCGGCTCACCGTCGAGGACGCCTACGCCTACGCGCGCTTTGCGCGAACTATTCTGCACACCAACGATATCGACTTCCGGGCACGCGAACACTCCGAGGAGGAGACCGGGTTCCTGGCGGCCCACGTGGCGGGCCGGGGCTTCGAGGTCACCTACGACGATCTGACAGCAGCGCCGTCGGTGCTGCTCGTCGGGTTCGAGCCGGAGGAGGAATCGCCGATCGTCTACTTGCGGCTGCGGCGGGCGGTGCGCACCTCCGGGCTGCGCGTGCACAGCATCGCGCCGTTCCTGTCGGCCGGAAACCGGAAACTCAGGGCCGCCCTGGTACGTACCCGCCCCGGCGCCGAGCCCACAATCCTGCACACCGCGGACCGGCTTGTCGCACAGTCGGGTTCGATCATCATCGTGGGTGAACGGCTCGCCGGCACCCCGGGCGGGCTGTTTGCCGCCGCCGCACTCGCCAACCGCACCGGCGCGTCACTGGTCTGGATTCCCCGGCGCGCGGGTGATCGCGGAGCCGTCGAGGCCGGGGCGCTGCCCAACCTGCTGCCCGGCGGCAACCCGGTGAGCGACAGTGCCGCACGCGCACGTTTCTGCCGGCTGTGGAACACCACCGACCTGCCTGCCACCCACGGTCGGCCCACCGGCGGCATCCTGGCCGCCGCCCGCCACGGCTATCTGTCGGGGCTGATCGTCGCGGGCGTCGACGTCGACGACCTTCCCGATCCGGCCGGCGCCGAGGCCGCGCTGGAGAACACGCCGTTCCTGCTCAGCCTGGAAACGCGGCGTTCGGCGGTCACCGACCGTGCCGACGTGGTACTGCCGGTGGCCACCGTCGCCGAGAAGTCCGGGACCTTCGTCAACTGGGAGGGCCGCCCGCGGCGGTTCGCGGCCGCGCTCGACGAGACCGGCATGCTGCCCGATCACCGCGTGCTCACCGCCCTGGCGCAGCGACTCGGCGTCGACCTCGACTGCGACAGCGGCACCGCGATCGGGCGGCAACTGGCCGACATCACCCCATGGGCCGGGGCCCGGCCCACCATCGAATCCGACCCGTCGGCCGCCAGAAGACGGCCCGCCCACGGGCAGGCGATGCTCGCCTCGTGGCGAATGCTTCTCGACGCCGGGCGGCTGCAGGACAACGAACCACACCTGGCCGGCACGGCACGACGACCGGTGGTGCGGCTGTCGGCGAGCACCGCCGCCGAGATCGGTGCCCTGGCCGGTGGCCGGGTCACCGTGTCGTCGCTGTACGGGGCCATCTCGCTACCGCTGGAGATCGACGACCTGCCCGACCGGGTGGTGTGGGTCCCGCTCAACTCACCCGGTTCGCACGTGTATCGGACGCTGCGGGTGTCCGTCGGACAGGTGGTGTCGATCAGCCGCGACGCCACGCTCGCACCTGTGCCGGAGAACGGGGCGCGGGCATGA
- the nuoD gene encoding NADH dehydrogenase (quinone) subunit D, giving the protein MFTVSGQDWDELVNSVRTRAEAQPGDERIVVNMGPQHPSTHGVLRLILEIEGETVTEARCGIGYLHTGIEKNLEYRNWTQGVTFVTRMDYLSPFFNETAYCLGVEKLLGITDDIPERATVIRVMLMELNRITSHLVALATGGMELGAVTPMFEGFREREMILDLFEHITGLRMNHAYIRPGGLAADLPEDGVEKVSAVLDALPARLAKLSDLLTDNPIWKARTRDVGYLDLTGCMALGITGPVLRSTGLPHDLRRSQPYCGYEDYEFDMITENTCDSYGRYMIRVREMSESLKIVRQCLDRLRPGPVMVDDRKIAWPAELALGPDGLGNSPEHIAEIMGSSMESLIHHFKLVTEGIRVPAGQCFVEIESPRGQLGVHMVSDGGTRPYRVHFRDPSFTNLQAVAAMCEGGTVADVITAVASIDPVMGGVDR; this is encoded by the coding sequence GTGTTCACCGTGTCGGGCCAGGACTGGGACGAACTGGTCAACTCGGTGCGGACGCGCGCCGAGGCCCAGCCGGGTGACGAGCGCATCGTGGTGAACATGGGTCCACAACACCCGTCGACACACGGGGTGCTGCGCCTGATCCTGGAGATCGAGGGCGAGACGGTCACCGAGGCCCGCTGCGGAATCGGGTACCTGCACACCGGGATCGAGAAGAACCTCGAGTACCGCAACTGGACGCAGGGCGTCACCTTCGTCACCCGGATGGACTATCTGTCGCCGTTTTTCAACGAAACCGCGTACTGCCTGGGTGTGGAGAAGCTGCTCGGTATCACCGACGATATCCCCGAACGGGCCACCGTCATCCGGGTGATGCTGATGGAACTCAACCGGATCACCTCGCACCTGGTGGCCCTGGCCACGGGTGGAATGGAACTGGGCGCGGTCACCCCGATGTTCGAGGGCTTCCGCGAACGCGAGATGATCCTGGACCTGTTCGAGCACATCACCGGGCTGCGGATGAACCACGCCTACATCCGGCCCGGCGGGCTGGCCGCCGATCTGCCCGAAGACGGGGTGGAGAAGGTATCCGCGGTCCTCGACGCGTTACCCGCGCGGCTGGCGAAACTCAGCGATCTGCTCACCGACAACCCCATCTGGAAGGCCCGCACCCGCGACGTCGGCTACCTCGACCTCACCGGTTGCATGGCGCTCGGCATCACCGGACCGGTGCTGCGCTCCACCGGCCTGCCGCATGACCTGCGCAGGTCCCAGCCGTACTGCGGCTACGAGGACTACGAGTTCGACATGATCACCGAGAACACGTGCGATTCCTACGGCCGCTACATGATCCGGGTACGGGAGATGAGCGAATCGCTCAAGATCGTCCGCCAGTGCCTCGACCGGCTGCGGCCCGGTCCGGTGATGGTCGACGACCGCAAGATAGCCTGGCCCGCCGAACTCGCGCTCGGTCCCGACGGTCTGGGCAACTCACCCGAACACATCGCCGAGATCATGGGCTCGTCGATGGAGTCGCTGATCCACCATTTCAAGCTGGTCACCGAGGGAATCCGGGTGCCGGCCGGCCAATGCTTCGTCGAGATCGAATCCCCCCGTGGGCAACTCGGCGTACACATGGTATCCGACGGCGGAACCCGGCCGTACCGGGTGCATTTCCGCGATCCGTCGTTCACCAACCTGCAGGCGGTGGCGGCGATGTGTGAGGGCGGCACGGTGGCCGACGTGATCACCGCCGTCGCCAGCATCGACCCGGTGATGGGAGGGGTGGACCGATGA
- the nuoI gene encoding NADH-quinone oxidoreductase subunit NuoI — MADSTPPAPRGNSPRRVSPQKALAGFGVTFGGIFTESITEEYPEVKRPPAPRYHGRHQLNRHPDGLEKCVGCELCAWACPADAIYVEGADNTDTERYSVGERYGRVYQINYLRCIGCGLCIEACPTRALTMTSEYELADNNRADLIYEKDQLLAPLEPEMAPPPHAMAPGATDEDYYRGRVRP; from the coding sequence ATGGCTGATTCAACACCGCCGGCACCGCGCGGCAACTCCCCGCGAAGGGTTTCCCCACAGAAGGCCCTCGCGGGTTTCGGGGTGACCTTCGGCGGTATCTTCACCGAATCGATCACCGAGGAGTACCCGGAGGTCAAACGACCCCCCGCGCCGCGCTATCACGGCCGCCACCAACTCAACCGGCACCCCGACGGGCTGGAGAAATGTGTCGGCTGTGAACTGTGCGCGTGGGCGTGCCCGGCCGACGCGATCTACGTCGAGGGTGCCGACAACACCGACACAGAACGATATTCGGTGGGCGAACGGTACGGGCGGGTGTATCAGATCAACTATCTGCGGTGCATCGGCTGCGGCCTGTGCATCGAGGCCTGCCCCACCCGGGCCCTGACGATGACCTCCGAATACGAACTGGCCGACAACAATCGCGCCGACCTCATCTACGAGAAGGACCAGTTGCTCGCCCCGCTCGAACCGGAGATGGCCCCGCCGCCGCACGCGATGGCCCCCGGCGCCACCGACGAGGACTACTACCGGGGCAGGGTACGACCATGA
- a CDS encoding NADH-quinone oxidoreductase subunit A, which translates to MNAYVPILVLAAIAAVFAVVSVGIAMFVGPRRYNRAKLEPYECGIEPSISRTQQRIPIKFYLTAMLFIIFDIEIVFLYPWAVAADQLAWFGLLAVGLFIVNVSVAYAYEWRRGGLSWE; encoded by the coding sequence ATGAACGCTTATGTACCGATTCTGGTGCTCGCGGCCATCGCTGCCGTGTTCGCCGTGGTATCCGTGGGTATCGCGATGTTCGTCGGTCCGCGCCGGTACAACCGTGCAAAACTCGAACCCTACGAGTGCGGAATCGAACCGTCGATCAGCCGGACCCAGCAGCGCATACCGATCAAGTTCTATCTGACCGCAATGCTGTTCATCATTTTCGACATCGAGATCGTCTTCCTCTACCCGTGGGCCGTCGCCGCCGACCAACTCGCCTGGTTCGGTCTGCTGGCCGTCGGATTGTTCATCGTCAACGTATCCGTCGCCTACGCCTACGAGTGGCGGCGCGGCGGCCTGAGCTGGGAGTGA
- a CDS encoding NADH-quinone oxidoreductase subunit J — MIPVDRADLIALTAERTSTGEAVQFWVLGAVAVLGALGVVTATKAVYSAIFLATTMIVLAVFYVAQGALFLGVVQVVVYTGAVMMLFLFVLMLIGVDSSDSLRETLRGQRTAALLIAAGFATLLCAGIANATVVATGGATPPVPGAAGAGVGSVEEIARLIFVEYLWAFELTGALLITATLGAVVLAHRERFGPRPTQREVSIERFRRGGQATPLPNPGVYARHNSADTPARLPDGSPAELSVPGTVITRRTGTRTDVSTPPDIRQVRP, encoded by the coding sequence ATGATCCCGGTCGACCGGGCGGACCTGATCGCGCTCACCGCGGAACGGACATCAACCGGTGAGGCCGTACAGTTCTGGGTTCTGGGTGCCGTCGCCGTACTCGGCGCACTGGGGGTGGTGACCGCCACCAAGGCCGTGTATTCGGCGATCTTCCTGGCCACCACCATGATCGTGCTCGCCGTGTTCTACGTGGCCCAGGGCGCATTGTTCCTCGGGGTGGTCCAGGTGGTGGTGTACACGGGGGCGGTGATGATGCTGTTCCTGTTCGTACTCATGCTGATCGGCGTCGACTCGTCGGACTCGCTACGGGAAACGTTGCGCGGCCAGCGAACCGCCGCCCTGCTGATCGCCGCCGGATTTGCCACCCTGCTGTGCGCGGGCATCGCCAACGCGACCGTGGTGGCCACCGGCGGCGCCACACCGCCCGTGCCCGGTGCGGCGGGCGCCGGCGTCGGCTCCGTGGAGGAGATCGCGCGGCTGATCTTCGTCGAATACCTGTGGGCGTTCGAACTGACCGGCGCGCTGCTGATCACCGCCACCCTCGGCGCGGTGGTGCTCGCCCATCGTGAACGCTTCGGCCCCAGACCCACCCAGCGCGAGGTGTCGATCGAGCGGTTCCGGCGCGGCGGGCAGGCCACCCCGCTGCCCAATCCCGGCGTGTACGCCCGTCACAACTCCGCAGACACCCCGGCCCGGCTTCCCGATGGTTCACCGGCCGAGCTGTCGGTGCCGGGGACTGTGATCACCAGGCGGACCGGTACCCGTACCGACGTGTCGACGCCGCCCGACATCCGGCAGGTGCGCCCATGA
- a CDS encoding NuoB/complex I 20 kDa subunit family protein, whose protein sequence is MGLEENLPGGLLLSTVEGLAGFMRKGSLWPATFGLACCAIEMMATTSGRYDLARFGMEAFRASPRQADLMIVAGRVSQKMAPVLRQIYDQMAEPKWVLAMGVCASSGGMFNNYAILQGVDHVVPVDIYLPGCPPRPEMLLNAILTLHQQIQEMPLGVDREKAIWAAEQAALQSTPTIEFTGLLR, encoded by the coding sequence ATGGGACTGGAAGAAAATCTCCCCGGCGGCCTGCTGCTGAGCACTGTCGAAGGGCTTGCCGGATTCATGCGCAAGGGTTCCCTGTGGCCCGCGACCTTCGGGCTGGCCTGCTGCGCGATCGAGATGATGGCCACCACCTCGGGCCGCTACGACCTGGCACGGTTCGGGATGGAGGCGTTTCGCGCCTCGCCCCGGCAGGCCGACCTGATGATCGTCGCGGGCCGGGTCAGCCAGAAGATGGCGCCGGTGCTGCGGCAGATCTACGACCAGATGGCCGAACCGAAATGGGTTCTGGCGATGGGCGTCTGCGCATCCTCGGGTGGAATGTTCAACAACTACGCGATCCTTCAGGGCGTCGACCACGTGGTGCCGGTCGACATCTACCTCCCCGGGTGCCCGCCCCGGCCCGAGATGCTGCTCAACGCGATCCTCACCCTGCACCAGCAGATCCAGGAGATGCCGCTCGGCGTGGACCGCGAGAAGGCCATCTGGGCCGCCGAACAGGCCGCACTCCAATCCACACCGACCATCGAGTTCACCGGACTGCTGCGATGA
- a CDS encoding NADH-quinone oxidoreductase subunit C, whose product MTESDGLNGRVPADREVIAVRRGLFGATGSGDTSGYGGLVRPVTLAGDSPRPYGGYFDHIADTLDDALHGRGIVYADAVEKVVIHCDEMTLHIRRRFLQVVAHTLRDDPRLRFELCLGVNGVHYPDDAERELHASYPLSSITHGRRIRLEVSVPDHDPHIPTLTRIYPTTDWHERETYDFFGIVFDGHRALTRIEMPDDWHGHPQRKDYPLGGVPVEYKGARIAPPDRRRSYT is encoded by the coding sequence ATGACCGAATCCGACGGTCTCAACGGCCGGGTTCCGGCCGACCGCGAGGTGATCGCCGTGCGCCGAGGACTGTTCGGCGCGACAGGCTCGGGCGACACCTCCGGCTATGGCGGACTGGTGCGTCCGGTCACCCTCGCCGGCGACTCACCCCGGCCGTACGGCGGCTACTTCGACCACATCGCCGACACCCTCGACGACGCCCTGCACGGACGCGGAATCGTCTACGCCGACGCCGTCGAGAAGGTGGTGATCCACTGCGACGAGATGACCCTGCACATCCGCCGCCGGTTCCTGCAGGTGGTGGCGCACACGTTGCGCGACGATCCACGGCTGCGGTTCGAACTGTGCCTGGGCGTGAACGGGGTGCACTACCCCGACGACGCCGAACGCGAACTGCACGCGAGCTATCCGCTGTCGTCGATCACCCACGGCCGCCGGATCAGACTGGAAGTATCCGTCCCCGATCACGATCCGCACATACCCACCCTCACCCGGATCTATCCGACCACTGATTGGCACGAGCGCGAGACGTACGACTTCTTCGGCATCGTCTTCGACGGCCATCGGGCGCTGACCCGCATCGAGATGCCCGACGACTGGCACGGCCACCCACAGCGCAAGGACTACCCTCTCGGCGGGGTCCCGGTGGAGTACAAGGGCGCCCGCATCGCGCCTCCCGACCGAAGGAGGTCGTACACGTGA